ATCGCTTATTGTCGAAAGAATTCGAGCGAACCATCGTTTCAAGCGAATCCGACATTCAACTATGTATGATACGTCTCATGACGCGCCGCCTGGCATTTGGCTGAGTTATTGCGGCCTTTTCCTGTAGGACAGCCTCTAAGATTCTCGTATCCGAAAACTTCATCCATTAGCACCTTGACGTAGTGAACCGCGTGCCAATCGAGGTGAATGTAGATACTCCCCGTCGGCGCCAGCAATTCCTTCAGCAACTCTAACCGTCGCCGCAGCATCGTCAGGAAACTGTCCAACCCCTGTCGCCAGGTATCCTTGTAGGCCAGGATCTCGACCAGCGACGGCTCCTTCTTCACCTGGACGTGCGCCTCGTCATCGAGATCGATGTCCACGGTGTTGTCGGCGCGGAAGT
Above is a window of Polyangia bacterium DNA encoding:
- a CDS encoding IS5/IS1182 family transposase, with protein sequence RLLSKEFERTIVSSESDIQLCMIRLMTRRLAFG